In Salvelinus namaycush isolate Seneca chromosome 12, SaNama_1.0, whole genome shotgun sequence, the DNA window ctgactgttactttttgattttgaccccccccccccattgttcagggacacattattcaatttctgttggtcacatgtctgaggaacttgttcagtttatgtctcagttgatgaatcttatgttcatacaaatatgttaagtttgctgaaaataaacgcagttgacagtgagaggacgtttcttttttttgctgagtttatttggaACTGCATGTTAAAgatagaaacagaatgaatagaacaCTTAACCTCTTAATTAAATGTAAAGTCcccatatttttttattcaattcAGTCCTTTATGAGAACGGTAGCCCATATCTgcaacaacagcgtgtctgcaaAAAAGCTGAGTATCTTGGCTATTGATCTGTGCCTTCAAATCTTTTGTATGACTTACTACCATGTAAAGGCATTCAAGTGTATAAGGGCAGGTTGAGCCGATGACCTGATTTCAAGATGGCTGCTACCTACGTTCCGGTTAGCGCTGTGAagcataaacaaaataaacacggAATATGTTGATTCACACCAAAAGCCGAGACTCCACAGATCATGAGGATATCTTATTTGTCTGGCTTTGACCTACCGTTACTGATCACCAGCCCCgagagtcaaaatgtttattttatacaatgttttcaccaaacagcaaacaatttcgtggtatccatttgctagttacagtcctgtcccatcgctgcaactcccgtacagacttggagaggcgaaggtcaagagccgtgcatcctccgaaacacaaccttGCCAAGCCACACTGCAGAAACgccatacacctggcgactgtgtcagcgtgcatttcGCCCAGCCCGCCACTGGAGTCGCTAGTGAGCGATGGGACAGGAACATCCctgtcggccaaaccctcccctaacccagacaacgctgtgCCAATTCATCGCCAcaccatgggtctcccggtcgcagccagCTGCAACAgtgcctggactcaaacccaggatctctagtggcacagctagcattgCGATGCAGTGCGTTAGACCACTGCGCCGCTCAGGAGGCCAGCAGCAAATGTTAAACAAGGTAAGCTTCCATTTGGTTTGTGTTTGAGCTGTAGCTACATGAGGGGTATGAAATTAATCCTTAGGTTGGTGGGAACAAATCTAGCCTATTGCCAATGTTATCTAATGATGTATGACTTAATGGCAACATCGAATGTCCACCGAGTGACTATATCTTTGCGCATTAAAAATATGATGTTGCCTGCTTAGGCATCCATTACACAGGGGATTGGCTACTATGACACCTTGACAGCATTGTAGCCAATGAGGTAAGCTTTCCAGGGATATGCAGTTGACCTGGGTGGGACAAAGCAAGGCctagatgtcacgttcctgaccttatttcctttgtttagccttgtttagttggtcaggacgtgagctgggtgggcattctatgttatgtgtttctatgttgggttcattgtattagcctgatatggttctcaatcaggggcaggtgttttacgtttcctctgattgagaaccatattaagataggctgttctcactgtttgttggtgggtgattgttgctgtgtctgtgtttgtttcaccacacggtaccGTTTCGTTTCGTTTGTTCCTacctacctgttcgtgcgttcatgttttatgttctcaagttcaggtctgttcacatcgttttgttattttgtcagtgttctgtttagTTGGATAATTCATTAAAATTCaacatcatgaacattcaccacgctgcgccttggtcctcctctcttccacataaagacgagcgttacactagAACCTTTTATGCGTAATGGAAACTATTGCTACCTGGCTCAGAGACTTGGAAACGTCCCGTGACCACACCTGACACCACTTACTTAAACATCTTCCCATTTCTAGTTGTTAGGTCTATCAATACCATTTTTTCTGATATTGTTCACATGTTGTGGAAGCCATCTGATGTGTTTCCAGCTCTAGTCATCAATAATTCCCTTATAGCTTGTAAATAACGGTTATTTTTGTGTGTGCTTGATCTTGTATATTCTGAACTATGTAACTCCTATCTATCTTCTGATAATTTCCTCAATCTCCCAGATGTCTTCTTTCCAAATATACCAAGTTTTGGCATGTCAGAATCATGTAATTCCCCATGAATAGCAGTTTGTTTTGAGTATGTCTATTAAAGCGGAAATCTACATTTTGCCATTACATTTAAAAGGTTAAAAATGTTCTTGTACCTGTGTAATAAAACTGCAATTTTGGAGCAACATTTTTTTTCATGTTTTTTACATAATACTTTGGTAATTGCATTTTAATTGCATAGCAACGAGCTGAGAGTTTTTGTAACTACTGTACACGAGGAAAAGTTACTTCCTTATTTCACTTTTTTAATAACTCCATTATTATGCAAATTATAAAGCCATTTAAAAAACGTCCTATGTAACAATGTTGCTATTGTAATATCCACAAAGTTACTACATGTAAGAACTTGATGTAAAGtgttactgtattacctcacgtcACTAATTATAGAAATATATTTGTTAGAAGCTGCAAAAGTGGTCTACTCTAATGTTGAGGGGATTCCATGTACCTCATGCATTTAATTATAGGCTATAGCTATATTAATATTCCTATCTAAGAGACCTCTAAACCATGTACTTATATTAATATATTTAGACTAGCTAAACTACCTGCTGTAGTTTTTGGTTCTTCATAAGATATTTGTCAGccatcaaataaaaaataaaaaatgttttcaaATAACCTGCATATATTGAAATACCTCCAAGTATTATTTTGTTTTCTGGGACCAGTATTTGAATATCAAAGAAGATAGTAGCCTTTTAGTTGAAACTCTATGAAAACTATATATATGACTACCTCGAGTATTTGAAAAGTTAGTATTTTCAAatcaactacaaaatacaactATTTGGTCTGATAACTAGATTAGGTAGGGTGTAGACACACTAAAACCTTCATCCGTTGATAATTACTTTAGTCTGTTACCTTTCTGAGGACTCTATAGCAACCTGTCCCTGGGCTCTGTCTGAGACAGCAtagtccctttctctctctctctctcagttcagcAGTAAATAGCCAACCCACATAATTAGTCTGCTCTGCTCCTGACAAAGCTCAGTGGTGCAGACACCTGACACATCTTTGTTGACTGAGACCAGTGAGCACACTTCTTCTCTAGAAAAAAAAAAGCAGGGGAACCTGTTTGTCTCAGAGGATATAGTTGGGAAGCCAGAACAAGCACACTGAATAATTTACCAAGTACTAATTCATAACTGCACTGTTACTGTTTCAGGGGTTCTGTGTTAGCGTTCAATCAATGGGCCTGTAATAATGAGCCTTGCTGCTATAGGTTAATTACTTCCTATTCCAGTAATTATTGGACTGTTAAGTTGTACTGGATCCTATAGGTATAGAGGAATATCATAACATAACAAAATGATTAGATCCCACATACTGTGGATCGAACTATTACACCCCAGTTCATAAAACAcgtacgtacgcacacacacacacacacacacacacacacacacacacacacacacacacacacacacacacacacacacacacacacacacacacacacacacacaatgaggtgACTCAGGCAATAAAATACCTCCACAACAGTGAAACTCCACTCCTCACGGTTAGTCATCTCTCAGCCTTCCCATACCGTCAATTAGTGAAACCAACCTTAGCATGATTCCCAGGCCATGACCAATAGGGAAGGGaatatacagtatactatatcaAATATCAAGATTGACGTTCCCAAGTTCAAAGTTTACAATTTGTAAAGCTATTCACAATTATGTcttaattaaaatatattttttaaatgatgtaaAAGTAACTGTCTTTAAACTGCAGCATGATTGCAGTTTGATTGGGTGTGTCACATTTCTTccagagcaatttccaaatacgTCAACGGTCACGGAACACGGACAATCTTATTCACATCATGTAGCAGATTGCTTCAAGCAAATCCGTGTACTGTGAGGTCACAGCGTGTCTCTACACGCTGGTATTAGGCTACAATGGGCCTATTGAAGGGAGCATTAaggttttttttggggggtgtggCAGTTAAGTAAATGTGTACTCATGCAAAAGCTGCCATTGTTGGGGTTGAGACTTTAGCTTGGATCTTAATCTCTCTGTTATCATTTAAGGTGCTATGGTTCTTACTGAGTATTGATGTAAACATCTCAAATCCCCAACCTGGCCTTAACTGTAAGAGCTTCAGCAACAATACTTCCTCATCTCTCCACTGTAATGGCTGGCACAAAATAGAAAATATTTATTGAAATGAGTGACAGGCAAAAGAAATATGAAATGTAGTCAACATCTTAAAATGcaaagtatacaaacattttttttaaactagccCTAAAAAATACCTTGATGAATCACAAACATTGGTCTTCAGCAGCAGTCTACATAGCCTGCAGCGTCATCAGCAACCCATATTATCATTAACTGAGGTTAAAAAACACCCACAAGTATAAACAACTATATAAAATGTAATCTCTTCTCTGGTACCTTCATAGACAAAGGTCCTCAGTAGCAGGCTATGTAGCATCCTGGAGCATCATAGACATAGTCAACAAAAGCTTTGGTCACAAATCTACATAAAACTACCAATAAAAAGACTAACAAATACATATTTACATAAGTGAAAGTGCTAAGAGTCCTCTCAGGTGCCAGTCTCTCAGCTGATGATGAAGATACTGGGTGCCAGTCTCTCAGCTGATGATGAAGATCCTGAGTGCCACTCTCAGCTGATGATGAAGACTCTGGGTGCCAGTCTCTCAGCTGATGATGAAGACTCTGGGTGCCAGTCTCTCAGCTGATGATGAAGACTCTGGGTGCGTCTTCTCTCATGGGAGGCAGGCTCTCCATATTCTCAATGAGGATGTGTTTGTCCTCCCGTTTCACCTCCAGCGGCTGACACATTCTGCTGGCCAGGCCCTCCAGGGTGACGTGGATGTCTTTGAACAGGTGCAGCATGGCTACCCCCAAGATGATGACCAGGAAGCCCCCCACAGTGCCCACCACGTCCACACCAGACATGGTCCCCCACTCTTTAAACAGGATGATGGAGGTGGTGAGCACCACGGTGGTGAAGCACACATAGTAGATTGGGTAGACCAGCAGCGTGTTGAAGGTGTCCAGGGACTTGTTCAGGTAGTTGACCTGGACCACGATAGAACTGATCAGTGACGCCAGCAGGATCCAGGTGAGCGGGTGACGCACCACGGCCGGGTCAGAGAACACTGTGCGGATGGCGATGCCCAGGCCCTTGACGGAGGAGACGGTGAAGGCTCCCAGCATAGAACAGATGCCGATGTAGACCAGGATGTTGGTCTGGCCCACACGGGGGGAGAAGTAGAAGATAAGCAGCAGGCAGGCCACCAGCAGGATACTGGCAAACACAAGGAAGCCTAGAGATACAAAGCGGATACACAGGAGCCAGAAGTGAGGcttgacacagaggagagagagagataagtgtTTCTCTAGGGTGTGGTGGATGGTAGTTAGGGAACAGACAGGTGTTATTCCCTGGTGCAGAAGTACCATCTGTCCTTCTGTCTACATATTTGCTCAATAATGACGATAGCATTTTTGTTATCTTTGAAGTTCTCTACTCTAAATGACATGTTCATTACCTCATTGTTGCACTGCCCTTAATAAAATAATTGCTGTGTGAataattgatgatgatgatgatgtaccTGGGTCGAGCAGTTTGTCAGTCATCTGCTGCAGGGTAGTGACTTCCTCTTCTTCAGGTGCATGGATCACCATGAGAGTGCTGCCCAGTATGCAGAGCACACAGCCCAGCTTTCCCAACAGATTCAGTGTCTCCCCCAACAGGTAAGAGGACAGCACTGCACTGTGTCCAGACAGAAGCCACAATGACAGTCATTTGAATATTAATGCAAACCTGTAGAACAATGACTCAATGTGAGGATACCCAGTATCAACACgaacacaaaaaacacacaacagCTCCTGAAAGTTAAAATAAGTTTCCACGTACACCAAAATAAGGGTACAAAATTATAACATTGGTGTGAGATTTTACACAGTCATGGAAAATGTGGAACCAGAGAGAACATAAGTACCTGTATGTGAAGGCTGGCTGTGTGTTAATAGACAACAGAGAAGTAATGGTACCTGATGAGGACACTCAGGGCACCCAGAGGAGTCACCACAGTAGCTGGGGCAAACATGTACGCTGCAAAGTTGGCAACCTCACCGGCACCCACTGTGTGAAGCAGGAAATAATACAAACACATTTATGTAGTCCTAATCCTTTTTGTTCTTTGGGGAGCAGAGATTAAGACGGTTTCTTGACTGTCCAGCTCGCTAATGTTCACTAAACAGTCAGGGATCATCGAAAATTCCCAAAACAATGGCTAGAGGACAAATTTTGACAGCAaggaaatcaacaacaaaaaaaaatcagTGTGGCCCTCCGGAACTCAATGAAGACCGAATGCGGCCCCCGGGGGCAAAATGAGTTCAACACCCCTGGGTTAAGCCTTATAGTTCTACTAGCTACCTAACAGAACTATGATAAAACTACTCGTATTCCCACATTACATTATAGTGCTTGTGACAAACAATGAGGATAGatttgacaacaacaaaaaaactcacTGGTTAGAAGGCCACTCCACCATAGCCAGTCCTTTAAATATCCATGACCACCTTCACCTGCACAGAACACAGCAAACAAGACATTCATTAGAATAGAAGACAAATCAATAACATCAATCAATAACAAATTAAGTTGATTGATTGCTTGACACCCTCCTGTGAAGGCAATAAAGTTGTTTCTTGTCCTCAGGAAACCCTGATGCCAGTACAGTTTGTTTAATCAAACGTTATATAACTGACAGAGAGCGAGTCCTTTATTAGACTGAGTTTCACTGTTTCGGTCAGGGTTCATGTCCAGTATTTAGATACTACAACAACCTTCAAACAGGAACTGGATGTACTATTCTCTATCGATATGGAGAGCTGAAATATCATACCGTTAGGTCATAGTCAAATCAAATCCAGGTTTCTTGGTCGCCTACACAGTTTTACAGGATGTTATCGCAGGTACAGCGAAATgattatgtttctagctccaacaatgcaggaatatctagcaatacaataacaatgCACACATAAtctaaaagtttttaaaaaagaataaaaaaagaaagaaattaagacataacagaatgagaaatatcagagtcataaataaatatatatgtatgtgaaTGGTATGTATAGACAGTATCTGAATAGAAAAGGTATGTATAGCAGTAGTTATgattagaatacagtatatacactgagtgtacaaaacattatgaacatgctctttccatgacatagactgcaactcaatattaggaaggtgttcttgatgttttgtacactcaatgtacatataaaagtgggtaaaacagtatgtaaacagtattaaagcgaccagtgttcaatgactatgtaaatagggcagcagtctctaagtagcagggtagagtactgggtggtagtagcagggtagagtactgggtggtagtagcagggtagagtactgggtggtagtagcagggtagagtactgggtggtagtagcagggtagagtactgggtggtagtagcagggtagagtactgggtggtagccggctagaacAGTGTGTAAGATTCGGGACGCGGTACTGGGCGGAGTCCGGCTAGTGATGACTGTCAGTAGATACCAATCAGAACTTGATTCTACATAAACGTTGATCAAAATAAGGACAATGCCCTCCTGTGGTGTAATgtgatgtgtttgtgtttttccaCATCCTTAAACAGTGAAGACCCCTACCTGCTCTGGTCTGTCCATTATTGGCTAGGCGAAGCAGGGCCTTCTTCTTCAGCATCACACTTCCTCCAATCAGGAAGGCCGACAGCACCGCCAAGGTCAAACCAGTCCAGAAGTTATAGTTGGTCCAGTTGTTGCCGACGGCTGACAGCTCTGTCTCAGTGGCATTGTGATTGTCAGTGAAGGAGGTGTTGAGGAGGCTTGCCTCCCCGTTGACTATACACACAGCAGTCTGAGATGGACACAGTAGCCTTATTATGGAACCTGGAAAAACAAGCAGAGTGACATCACTTTTAACATTATAGCTtcatataaactgggtggttggaGCCCTGAATGCtcattggctgacagccgtggtatatcagaccgtataccacgggtatgacaaaacatttatttttactgctctaattatgttggaaaaccagtttataatagcaatgacaccttgggggtttgtggtatatggccaatataccacagctaagagcTGTTTCCAGGCACTCTGCATGGCCACAGCTACACTACACCTGCTCGGGCCTTATAGCTTTATGAAAGCTATTATGCTCTTATTGTGTGATTACCATGTTATTTCTAAGTAAATACCCGGACCATTTATGTTCAATAAAGTATAACACTATTAGAACATCTGGTGAAGAGAAACCAATCCAAAACACACAGCGGTAATGGCCTACATAGCAGATTAACCATGTCTTGTCTGATTATTGTTATGTCACAATAGTAATATCCGTGGCAGTTATCAGAATGATACCAGTGTATTCATGTTGTTTGTTATCAACACTAACCTATCTACACAAAGCCCAATTAAAGATTGGAATGGTCAAATACAATTCGGCTCAATTTCTTTGGATTTCATTGGGAAGAAGATATCCTACTTCAGAAATCCATATGACATTTCATGTTTAGCGAGACTGACAGATTCTGTAATTCAATACATGACCTCCCCATTTGAACAATGCCCCCGCATTGGCATGGTGCAATGACATGTTCTCTCTGTCAACAAAGGTGTTCTATTCACACACAACGGAGATTACTATTCTCATAAGCTTAGAAATCATCCATTATATGGACATTTCAAGTGGAATGACCTGAAAAACTGGCTTTGGAAATTAGCCCATTAAAAGTAGTTCAAAGACATGAACAGCCCCACTTGACATTCTATAATATTTTCAAACAATTGCTTTTAAAATCATACATTTAAACTGGATTTGTGTTCTGCTCCAGATGAAGACGTTTAGAAAATAATTTCTGACAATATCTTTTTTGGCTATTAAGTGTATTCACGGATGCCAACCCATGGGTATTCTTGTCTGTAAATTCTGCCAATACGCCCTTCATGAATAAGCCTACTGATGCTATATCACAAACATTCAAAAATATTGTAGGCCCCCATTTCCCATTAAATAGCGTAGCCTACAGTACTATGATGACATTGAAGTATTAGCCTATAAACGTACCGTTTCGGCATGAATCCTTAGATAAATGAACATATTGCATTGTGTTGATTTTTGGCTAATATCCAACAAATCTCGAAGTAGCCGAAACAGTAGTAGTAGGTCAAAAAAGAGACCGGTAAAAGTATCCGTTCCCAATGTGATCGTTCTTAATTCCACGCATTAAAAAAAAACGTTTCACAGAAACAAATCGATCCGATAGATTATTCACAGGGGGCGTGGGCACACAATCAAGTCACCCTGACCTGCTCAGGTGTACGTCTGGCCCTCCCATTACCTCCGTCAGCAGCTCTCTCATTGGCCTCGAAAAGAGCAGGCGACGACGCTGCGCTTTCACTACTGATCAAGGGCACTGCTCAGACGTTGCTGACGCCTTCCAGATCCTACAACTTCTGGATAGGTAATTTACCTATCAACTAGCTAACCAGTGGTTGACGTGTCCATCGAATGAGCAGGGGAGAATGTTAAAAGCAATCTGGGCTGATTTCAGTACGTTTTTACGTTCTGGAACATTCAATTGAACTGAAACAGAGCTATACTGAAGACCCAGTTGATAAAAACCAGGGAGGAGTTTGGGGACTCTGTCAACATAGCAACCACCCTTTAAAAACGTCACTTATTGCGTCAAGCCACACCTCGCCACACCCACCAAACGGGAGCAAACGTacctcaaagtctgttcaagaacgtACAAGAAAGTTTTGGATGTTACATTGCGATAACATTTACAGATGTTATCGCAATGTACCAAACGTTCAGGGGAAATGAACGCACCTCTCAACGCCCGACTGCACAGTCGTTGACGTAACACAACCATTGGTTAAAGCATAGGAGAACGGCCCTATACTTTGCAAGACAGGCTTCTTTATCAAATTAGTTATATTTACAACATTTTAGGTGGTTAATCTAATTTAATCATATTGATCGAaatgaactgtactgtatataagtaTATTAAGATGTATACATGAAGTGTGTAAAAAGTATTGTTGTTGTCTCTCGGTGTCTTGAAAAATATATGATTCTTATCTTattcacattttttatttaatgtacTATTATCTTATTTTGTTCTCGTCTATAACTGTTGTGTATTTTGTCACGTGTTtgat includes these proteins:
- the LOC120056837 gene encoding magnesium transporter NIPA2-like, coding for MQYVHLSKDSCRNGSIIRLLCPSQTAVCIVNGEASLLNTSFTDNHNATETELSAVGNNWTNYNFWTGLTLAVLSAFLIGGSVMLKKKALLRLANNGQTRAGEGGHGYLKDWLWWSGLLTMGAGEVANFAAYMFAPATVVTPLGALSVLISAVLSSYLLGETLNLLGKLGCVLCILGSTLMVIHAPEEEEVTTLQQMTDKLLDPGFLVFASILLVACLLLIFYFSPRVGQTNILVYIGICSMLGAFTVSSVKGLGIAIRTVFSDPAVVRHPLTWILLASLISSIVVQVNYLNKSLDTFNTLLVYPIYYVCFTTVVLTTSIILFKEWGTMSGVDVVGTVGGFLVIILGVAMLHLFKDIHVTLEGLASRMCQPLEVKREDKHILIENMESLPPMREDAPRVFIIS